A genomic segment from Nicotiana tabacum cultivar K326 chromosome 9, ASM71507v2, whole genome shotgun sequence encodes:
- the LOC107796973 gene encoding F-box protein At5g07610-like, with the protein MSETSLNGISGDRSVDFPASGTEITGNADLLTEILLRLPPKSLLRSQTVCKYWFSLISSQSFRRLQCQRKHSSGKVDGLFFCWWVYGNDHLEFIPFNGMPKTQMNMIPLAFKNLATCTTSKLQSLHSCNGLFCINFNLGAENQVCYVYNPSTNQHRLIPLPDTKPCEIMVMNMAFDPMVSDSYRIVCVMKSNGIYEFYVYSSQSGIWKDSKEILDIKQYFLAQGVFLNGCMHWVSEGGLFIRFDLDSLCFKTMPSTVILNGLLKRNIRYFGQSGGHLHLIEVQNFSSMNFEVLELGSDYRQWFVKYRVDLSALHIAYPLMLSEELDLLDVNRRTCNIVSVIVDDKEQTSRFLVSMPEVIIEYDARRMTIKEVADLGTAKISVMWEDVSVFEWYDTHQYVETMACV; encoded by the coding sequence ATGTCGGAAACTTCCTTAAATGGAATCTCCGGTGATCGGTCGGTAGATTTTCCGGCATCAGGCACCGAAATCACCGGAAATGCTGATCTTTTGACAGAGATTCTCCTCCGGTTACCCCCAAAATCCCTTTTGCGATCCCAAACCGTCTGTAAATACTGGTTTTCCCTTATTTCAAGCCAAAGTTTCCGACGACTTCAGTGCCAGAGAAAACACAGTTCCGGAAAAGTTGATGGACTCTTTTTCTGCTGGTGGGTTTATGGAAATGACCATTTGGAGTTCATCCCTTTCAATGGCATGCCTAAAACACAAATGAATATGATTCCTTTAGCATTCAAGAATCTTGCCACGTGTACAACTTCAAAGCTTCAATCTTTACATTCTTGTAATGGATTGTTCTGTATTAACTTCAACTTGGGTGCTGAAAATCAAGTATGCTATGTTTATAATCCCAGTACAAATCAGCATAGGTTGATTCCACTTCCAGATACAAAGCCTTGTGAGATTATGGTAATGAATATGGCTTTTGATCCTATGGTTTCTGATAGTTATAGAATTGTTTGTGTGATGAAATCAAATGGGATTTATGAATTTTATGTATATTCATCACAATCTGGAATTTGGAAAGATTCTAAGGAGATATTGGATATAAAGCAATACTTTTTAGCTCAGGGTGTGTTCTTGAATGGCTGTATGCATTGGGTTAGTGAAGGTGGGTTGTTTATAAGGTTCGATTTGGATTCTTTGTgctttaaaactatgcctagcaCTGTAATTCTTAATGGCTTGTTGAAAAGGAATATAAGGTATTTTGGGCAGTCTGGTGGACATTTGCATCTTATTGAGGTACAAAATTTTAGTTCAATGAATTTTGAAGTTCTCGAGTTGGGGAGTGATTATCGTCAGTGGTTTGTGAAGTATCGTGTTGATCTTAGTGCTCTGCATATTGCATATCCACTGATGTTGAGTGAAGAACTTGATTTACTAGATGTGAATCGTCGAACGTGCAATATTGTATCTGTTATTGTCGATGACAAGGAACAGACATCAAGATTTTTGGTAAGCATGCCAGAAGTTATTATTGAATATGATGCTCGTCGTATGACTATCAAGGAGGTTGCTGATTTAGGGACAGCGAAGATTTCGGTCATGTGGGAAGATGTTTCGGTGTTTGAATGGTATGACACCCACCAATATGTTGAGACAATGGCTTGTGTCTGA